A genomic region of Gemmata massiliana contains the following coding sequences:
- a CDS encoding pyridoxal phosphate-dependent aminotransferase, which produces MLASRVQHFTESVIRETSRIAQQYGAINLGQGMPDFDPPEEVKEAACQAVRDGFNQYAVTWGIASLRKAIAAKMRTFNGLEWVDADAHVTVCCGATECMMATMLALIDPGDEVVIFQPFYENYGPDAKLTGATPKWVSLRSPDWSFDPDELRAAFSAKTKAVILNTPNNPTGKVFTRAELETIAALCQEFNAVAISDEIYEYINFTSRPHISIASLPGMAERTVTISGLSKTFSATGWRLGYCVAPVAITAGIRKAHDFLTVGAPHPLQVAGATALALPQTYFDGLRDHYQHRRDLFVPYLERAGFAVRPPDGAYYVMADFTALSKLDDVSFVRHMIETVGVAGVPGSSFHDPKIDGRHLVRFMFAKKDETLHAAGERLQGLRR; this is translated from the coding sequence ATGCTCGCGAGTCGCGTTCAGCACTTCACGGAATCGGTCATTCGGGAGACGAGCCGGATCGCGCAGCAGTACGGGGCGATCAATCTCGGTCAGGGGATGCCGGATTTCGATCCGCCGGAGGAGGTGAAGGAGGCCGCGTGCCAAGCCGTGCGCGACGGCTTCAACCAGTACGCGGTGACGTGGGGAATCGCGAGTTTGCGAAAGGCGATCGCGGCGAAGATGCGGACGTTCAACGGGCTGGAATGGGTCGACGCGGATGCACACGTCACGGTTTGTTGTGGCGCGACCGAGTGCATGATGGCGACCATGCTCGCGCTGATCGATCCGGGCGACGAGGTGGTGATCTTCCAGCCCTTCTACGAGAACTACGGGCCGGACGCGAAGCTCACTGGAGCGACTCCGAAGTGGGTGTCGCTCCGCTCTCCGGACTGGTCCTTCGATCCCGATGAGTTGCGTGCCGCGTTCTCGGCGAAGACCAAGGCCGTTATCTTGAACACGCCCAACAACCCGACGGGCAAGGTGTTCACCCGGGCGGAACTCGAAACGATCGCGGCGCTGTGCCAGGAGTTCAACGCGGTCGCCATTTCGGACGAGATCTACGAGTACATTAACTTCACATCTCGGCCCCACATCAGCATCGCGTCGCTACCCGGAATGGCGGAGCGCACGGTGACGATCAGCGGGTTGTCGAAGACGTTCAGCGCGACCGGCTGGCGGCTCGGGTACTGTGTCGCACCAGTAGCGATCACCGCGGGCATCCGCAAGGCCCACGACTTCCTGACTGTTGGGGCACCGCACCCGCTGCAAGTCGCCGGGGCCACAGCGCTGGCTCTGCCGCAAACCTACTTCGACGGCCTCCGAGATCACTATCAGCACCGTCGCGACCTGTTCGTGCCGTATTTGGAACGGGCCGGGTTCGCGGTACGCCCGCCGGACGGTGCCTACTACGTGATGGCCGACTTCACCGCCCTCAGCAAGTTGGACGACGTGTCGTTCGTTCGACACATGATTGAAACGGTGGGAGTCGCGGGGGTGCCCGGGAGCAGCTTTCACGACCCGAAAATCGACGGCCGGCACCTCGTGCGGTTCATGTTCGCGAAGAAGGACGAGACGCTCCACGCGGCCGGCGAGCGCCTTCAGGGGCTTCGCCGCTGA
- a CDS encoding AAA family ATPase, with product MADDRFTDYLNKFSADRIAMLDQLRQVVVGQSEVVEQVLAAIFTRGHCLLVGVPGLAKTLMVSSIAQILSIAFKRVQFTPDLMPSDITGTTVLDETAEGKREFRFVRGPIFANIVLADEINRTPPKTQAALLEAMQERQVTAGQDTMKLPEPFFVIATQNPIEQEGTYPLPEAQLDRFMFNVKVDYPTLEDERHIVLMSTRSEKPELTKVLTAERIIAWQKLVKKVEVPPFVNEFIVKLVRATRPKDPSAPELIKRLVDWGAGPRAGIFLAQAGQAFAAMDGRPSVAIDDIKKAAIPVLRHRVSANFQAQAEGRSSDDIVVELLKIVSEPEPKKYVEKKR from the coding sequence GTGGCCGATGACCGTTTCACGGACTACCTGAACAAGTTTTCCGCCGACCGCATCGCGATGCTCGATCAACTCCGGCAGGTGGTCGTCGGGCAGAGCGAGGTCGTTGAGCAAGTGCTGGCCGCGATCTTCACGCGCGGGCACTGCCTCCTGGTGGGCGTGCCGGGGCTGGCGAAGACGCTGATGGTCAGCTCCATCGCGCAGATCCTGAGCATCGCGTTCAAGCGCGTGCAGTTCACCCCGGACCTGATGCCCTCGGACATTACCGGTACGACCGTGCTCGACGAGACGGCCGAGGGGAAGCGCGAGTTCCGGTTCGTGCGCGGGCCGATCTTCGCGAACATCGTGTTGGCCGACGAGATCAACCGCACCCCGCCCAAAACCCAGGCCGCGCTCCTCGAAGCGATGCAGGAGCGCCAGGTGACCGCGGGCCAGGACACGATGAAACTGCCCGAGCCGTTCTTCGTGATCGCGACGCAGAACCCGATCGAACAGGAAGGGACGTACCCGCTCCCCGAAGCGCAGCTCGACCGGTTCATGTTCAACGTAAAGGTGGACTACCCGACCCTGGAGGACGAGCGCCACATCGTTCTGATGAGCACCCGCAGCGAGAAGCCGGAGCTGACGAAGGTGCTGACCGCGGAGCGCATCATCGCGTGGCAGAAGCTGGTGAAGAAGGTGGAAGTGCCGCCGTTCGTGAACGAGTTCATCGTAAAATTGGTGCGGGCGACGCGGCCGAAAGACCCGAGCGCGCCCGAACTCATCAAGCGCCTCGTGGATTGGGGTGCAGGGCCGCGTGCGGGCATCTTCCTCGCGCAAGCGGGTCAGGCGTTCGCCGCGATGGACGGCCGACCGAGCGTCGCCATCGACGACATTAAAAAGGCTGCGATCCCCGTGCTGCGCCACCGGGTCAGCGCGAATTTCCAGGCCCAGGCCGAGGGCCGCAGCAGCGACGACATCGTGGTCGAACTGCTGAAGATCGTGAGCGAACCGGAACCGAAGAAATACGTTGAGAAGAAGCGGTAA
- a CDS encoding COR domain-containing protein, which produces MDREAVGETPLRLNVWDFGGQQVLKETHQFFLTARSLYLVVLSARKENETEQEAHLIAWLRAIRSRTAEDVPVVVVINKSEPPQDLQIDEKRLQREFPVIKRFVRTSCRAEFEGRGINELRQTIVEVIRAELPHVRDQFPRSYFAVKEELAKTARRASILNTNTYRDKCRTQKITEQDEQENLLLLLDRIGVVVKYDDTTLLDPNWLTTAVYRILTHADVVTAGGEFSVSEIGALLAGLSEKLAKQYPSERWTFISEMMERFGLSFKLPTTKDRYLVPNRFPVEEPDLPGWDETGLLRFRYEYQDTPPRGLLPRFVVLAHRHLTRPRIAWLNGVILGIDGCEVLVKMEPHKRRVAITVRGPEASRRSALTVVREHFAAVHELNKLVPGADVFTKIPVSVLGYPDAAFDFETLLSLERDGVHRVTYLNTNAQFEIKGLLTGVGPEPLVVRNSDEVLGPDELSISRGRVHESGALIVYGNVGAIYDRSKFRQSHQEANVGDKINIGGNVSGSAVGRGASVTAEQIVTNIRQQLPSGASSAEELKKFLEAALTQLAAENLDPDDHKEAKDNVERIEKETAKSDPNKDRVRGWVEAIERISPVTGRALRAASWIAARFA; this is translated from the coding sequence GTGGATCGGGAAGCGGTTGGCGAGACCCCGCTGCGCCTCAACGTGTGGGACTTCGGCGGGCAGCAGGTTCTCAAAGAGACCCACCAATTCTTCCTCACCGCCCGCTCCTTATACCTCGTCGTACTTAGCGCCCGAAAGGAAAACGAAACCGAACAGGAGGCACACCTCATTGCCTGGCTCCGTGCGATCCGGTCGCGCACGGCCGAGGACGTACCCGTCGTTGTCGTCATCAATAAAAGTGAACCGCCACAAGATCTTCAGATCGATGAAAAGCGTCTCCAGCGCGAGTTTCCTGTTATCAAGCGATTCGTGCGCACCTCATGCCGTGCCGAGTTTGAGGGTCGAGGTATCAACGAGTTACGGCAAACCATCGTTGAGGTGATCCGAGCTGAGTTGCCTCACGTCCGAGACCAGTTCCCGCGGAGCTACTTCGCGGTCAAAGAAGAACTTGCCAAGACCGCGCGTCGAGCGTCGATCCTGAACACCAATACCTACCGCGACAAGTGCCGAACTCAAAAAATCACCGAGCAAGACGAACAAGAAAACCTGCTCTTGCTGCTCGACCGCATCGGGGTGGTGGTGAAGTACGACGATACCACACTGCTCGACCCGAACTGGCTGACCACCGCCGTATACCGCATCCTCACCCACGCGGACGTGGTAACGGCCGGAGGTGAGTTTTCTGTGAGCGAAATCGGCGCGCTACTCGCGGGGCTTTCAGAAAAGCTAGCCAAGCAATACCCGTCCGAACGCTGGACATTTATCTCCGAGATGATGGAGCGTTTCGGCCTCAGTTTCAAACTCCCTACGACCAAAGACCGATACCTCGTTCCCAACCGATTCCCGGTGGAGGAACCCGATCTACCAGGTTGGGACGAGACAGGATTACTTCGATTCCGATACGAGTACCAGGATACCCCGCCGCGCGGGCTGCTCCCGCGATTTGTGGTACTCGCACACCGGCATCTGACCCGCCCCCGAATTGCATGGCTCAACGGCGTTATACTGGGCATCGACGGGTGTGAGGTACTCGTGAAGATGGAACCCCACAAGCGTCGGGTCGCAATCACTGTCCGCGGTCCCGAAGCATCGCGTCGTAGCGCGCTAACAGTGGTCCGTGAACATTTCGCAGCGGTCCACGAATTAAATAAACTCGTTCCCGGGGCTGACGTTTTTACCAAGATCCCGGTAAGTGTTCTCGGATACCCAGACGCGGCTTTCGACTTCGAGACCCTACTGTCACTTGAGCGCGACGGGGTACACCGCGTGACCTACCTCAATACCAATGCGCAATTTGAGATCAAAGGGTTACTCACCGGCGTAGGGCCGGAGCCATTAGTCGTCAGAAACTCGGACGAGGTGCTCGGACCGGATGAACTTTCCATTTCGCGCGGTCGGGTTCATGAGAGTGGGGCGCTAATCGTTTATGGAAACGTCGGAGCAATTTACGATCGTAGCAAGTTCCGTCAGTCTCATCAGGAGGCCAACGTGGGCGACAAGATTAACATCGGTGGTAACGTCAGTGGTAGCGCAGTCGGGCGCGGAGCGAGCGTGACAGCCGAGCAGATCGTCACGAACATTCGTCAACAGTTACCGTCGGGCGCGTCTTCAGCAGAGGAGCTGAAAAAGTTTTTAGAAGCGGCTCTGACCCAACTCGCCGCAGAGAACCTTGACCCGGATGACCACAAAGAGGCAAAAGATAACGTGGAGCGCATCGAAAAGGAGACAGCGAAATCGGACCCAAACAAGGATCGCGTGCGCGGCTGGGTGGAAGCGATCGAAAGAATCTCCCCGGTTACCGGCCGGGCACTCCGCGCGGCCAGTTGGATCGCCGCGCGGTTCGCGTAA